One genomic window of Leptotrichia shahii includes the following:
- the ileS gene encoding isoleucine--tRNA ligase, protein MSENNNPEKMDYAKTLNLPKTSFKMKANLAQKEPLTLRDWKKAEIYEKSLNEGAPFFVLHDGPPYANGDIHIGHALNKILKDIILKYKRLRGYNAPYIPGWDTHGLPIEWKIMEELGEKAKNMTPLQIRQECKKYALKWIEKQKEGFKRLGILGNWENPYITLMPEYEAEQLKVFKEIYENGYVYKGLKPVYWSPTTETALAEAEIEYKDVESHSIYVKFEGTQDLLDKLGVEEASILIWTTTPWTLPANLGVFLHPEFDYGLYKTEKGNIVVAKELAETVFKTLGISYELLKEFKGTELEKTHYRHPFLNREGLVMLGDYVTVDAGTGAVHSAPGHGADDYNYSRKYELGVLSPVDDRGHMTKEAGKYEGMFYAKASNVIVQDLTESGHLLHHSKFVHSYPHDWRSKKPVIFRATEQWFISVDESDIRENAIKALDDVEFVPSWGKNRIGSMLETRPDWTISRQRVWGVPIPLFYNRATDEVIYEPEIMDRVIEMVKKEGTDIWWKYEAKEIIGDELLEKYNLKDVDIRKERSIMDVWFDSGVSHRSVLVPRNLPRPADLYLEGSDQHRGWFQSSLLTSIASTKDAPYKRILTHGFTMDGQGRKMSKSLGNTILPKDITEKYGADILRLWVSSVDYREDVRISENILQQMSDAYRRIRNTARFLMGNLNDFDYANDKVDYNDMFEIDKWAMHKLEELKAKTTDFYDKYEFYSLFQEITYFCSMEMSSFYLDIVKDRLYCEGTTSIERRSAQTVLTEVLKVLVRIIAPVLSFTADEIWERIPETLKEEESVHLSKWIEARPEYLNEELAQKWDKIARLRREVNKKLEAERQTGLIGHSLDARVLLNIANDEYSFIKDYTENEVSDLFIVSQVKFVNDNLAESEIEGINIAVEKASGEKCERCWKYDEEVGHNHNHPDVCPRCANVLEKMQ, encoded by the coding sequence ATGTCAGAAAACAACAATCCAGAAAAAATGGATTATGCAAAAACGCTTAATTTGCCAAAAACAAGTTTTAAAATGAAAGCTAATTTGGCTCAAAAAGAACCTTTGACATTAAGGGACTGGAAAAAAGCTGAAATTTATGAAAAATCATTGAATGAAGGGGCGCCATTTTTTGTACTGCACGATGGACCGCCTTATGCGAATGGAGATATTCACATTGGACATGCATTAAATAAAATATTGAAGGATATTATCTTAAAATACAAAAGACTTAGAGGATACAACGCACCATATATTCCAGGATGGGATACACATGGGCTTCCTATCGAGTGGAAAATAATGGAAGAACTTGGAGAAAAAGCAAAAAATATGACTCCATTGCAAATTAGACAGGAATGTAAAAAATATGCATTAAAATGGATAGAAAAACAAAAAGAAGGATTTAAAAGACTTGGAATTTTAGGAAACTGGGAAAATCCTTATATCACTTTAATGCCTGAGTACGAAGCAGAACAGTTAAAAGTATTTAAGGAAATTTACGAAAATGGTTATGTTTATAAAGGGCTAAAACCTGTTTACTGGTCGCCTACGACTGAAACAGCTTTGGCTGAAGCGGAAATTGAATACAAAGATGTAGAATCTCATTCAATTTATGTAAAATTTGAAGGAACACAGGATTTATTAGATAAATTAGGAGTAGAGGAGGCAAGTATTCTTATTTGGACAACAACACCTTGGACATTGCCTGCAAACTTGGGAGTATTTTTACATCCTGAATTTGACTATGGATTATACAAAACAGAAAAAGGCAATATTGTAGTTGCAAAAGAACTGGCTGAAACTGTATTTAAGACACTTGGAATTTCTTATGAATTATTGAAGGAATTTAAAGGGACTGAACTTGAGAAGACTCATTACAGACATCCGTTCTTGAATAGAGAAGGGTTAGTAATGCTTGGAGATTATGTTACAGTTGATGCAGGGACTGGAGCAGTACATTCGGCACCTGGACACGGAGCGGACGATTACAATTATTCACGAAAATATGAACTTGGAGTATTATCGCCAGTTGATGACAGAGGGCATATGACAAAGGAAGCTGGAAAATACGAAGGAATGTTTTATGCAAAAGCAAGCAATGTAATTGTACAGGACTTGACGGAAAGCGGACATTTACTGCATCACAGCAAATTTGTTCACTCGTATCCGCATGACTGGAGAAGTAAAAAACCTGTAATTTTCAGAGCAACTGAGCAATGGTTCATTAGTGTTGATGAAAGCGATATTAGGGAAAATGCGATAAAAGCATTGGATGATGTGGAATTTGTACCATCTTGGGGTAAAAATAGAATTGGTTCAATGTTAGAAACTCGTCCAGACTGGACTATTTCAAGACAAAGAGTATGGGGAGTACCAATACCATTGTTCTACAACAGAGCGACTGATGAAGTTATCTATGAGCCAGAAATTATGGACAGAGTAATTGAAATGGTAAAAAAAGAAGGAACTGACATTTGGTGGAAATATGAAGCCAAAGAAATTATTGGGGATGAACTTTTAGAAAAATATAACTTGAAAGATGTGGATATTAGAAAAGAAAGAAGTATAATGGACGTCTGGTTTGACTCAGGAGTTTCACATAGAAGTGTGCTAGTGCCAAGAAATTTGCCAAGACCAGCAGACTTGTACCTTGAAGGAAGTGACCAGCATAGAGGGTGGTTCCAATCTTCATTGTTGACATCGATTGCAAGTACAAAAGATGCTCCTTACAAAAGAATCCTAACTCACGGATTTACAATGGATGGGCAAGGAAGAAAAATGTCTAAATCACTTGGAAACACAATACTTCCAAAGGATATTACAGAAAAATATGGAGCAGATATTTTAAGATTGTGGGTATCTTCAGTAGATTACAGAGAAGATGTTAGAATTTCAGAAAATATTTTGCAGCAAATGTCTGACGCATATAGAAGAATCAGAAATACAGCCAGATTTTTGATGGGTAACTTAAATGATTTTGATTATGCAAATGATAAAGTTGACTACAATGATATGTTTGAAATTGACAAGTGGGCAATGCACAAACTGGAAGAATTAAAGGCTAAAACAACAGACTTTTATGATAAATATGAATTTTACAGTCTATTTCAGGAAATTACATATTTCTGCTCAATGGAAATGTCTTCATTCTATCTGGACATAGTAAAAGACAGGCTTTACTGTGAAGGCACAACTTCAATTGAAAGAAGAAGTGCACAAACTGTATTGACAGAAGTTCTGAAAGTGCTGGTAAGAATAATTGCCCCAGTATTGTCGTTTACGGCTGATGAAATTTGGGAAAGAATACCAGAAACGTTAAAAGAAGAAGAAAGTGTGCATTTATCAAAATGGATTGAAGCAAGACCTGAATATTTGAATGAAGAATTAGCACAAAAATGGGATAAAATCGCACGTCTAAGAAGAGAAGTGAACAAAAAGCTGGAAGCAGAAAGACAGACTGGATTAATAGGACATTCTCTTGATGCAAGAGTTCTTTTAAACATTGCCAATGATGAATATTCATTTATAAAAGATTATACAGAAAATGAAGTTTCTGACTTGTTTATCGTATCTCAAGTTAAATTTGTAAATGATAATTTAGCAGAAAGTGAAATCGAAGGAATAAACATCGCTGTGGAAAAAGCGTCTGGAGAAAAATGTGAAAGATGCTGGAAATACGATGAGGAAGTTGGACACAACCACAATCATCCAGATGTATGTCCAAGATGTGCAAATGTTCTGGAAAAAATGCAATAA
- a CDS encoding OmpA family protein produces MKKLIILGTALLALNAVASEIQIKSGYDFYRKFKAGSSEFSNDYKLKNGPTLGLEYIVDNQGEFEWGLGTEYKLSSHSGKLIRKDDKAKLMRSVPVYALGKFNLITTNNGNDALYVLGRAGYNFAHETKNVDGKVKGGLYTAAGIGTEFGPVSLEAIYERSGVKVKTSDALGNTERSRNYNDAVGVRVGYRFGQLKNDRSPKIITQTVTVPVPTPVPAPEPAPIVKPNTAVLPFSCETDTKKCVIRGFKVDGRVPNEGEAADLRTIAGVINQFADGGSIDFVGHTDSTGSDAYNQKLSVARAQNVARLLRDYGLKNSISYGTITGQGESNPADTNDTVEGRYNNRRVELFFQNVDFTNVKFINQ; encoded by the coding sequence ATGAAAAAGTTAATTATTTTAGGAACAGCTTTATTGGCTTTAAATGCAGTAGCATCTGAAATACAAATTAAAAGTGGATATGATTTCTACAGAAAATTTAAAGCAGGATCAAGCGAATTTAGTAATGATTACAAACTTAAGAATGGACCAACTCTTGGTTTAGAATATATTGTTGATAACCAAGGTGAATTTGAATGGGGATTAGGAACAGAATATAAATTATCATCTCATTCTGGAAAATTAATAAGAAAAGATGATAAAGCTAAATTAATGAGAAGTGTTCCAGTTTATGCATTAGGTAAATTTAACTTAATCACAACTAACAATGGTAATGATGCTTTATACGTATTAGGAAGAGCAGGATATAACTTTGCTCACGAAACTAAAAATGTAGATGGTAAAGTTAAAGGTGGATTATATACTGCAGCAGGAATTGGTACTGAATTTGGACCAGTTTCATTAGAAGCTATTTACGAAAGATCAGGAGTTAAAGTTAAAACATCTGATGCTTTAGGAAATACTGAAAGATCAAGAAATTATAATGATGCAGTAGGAGTTAGAGTAGGATATAGATTTGGACAATTGAAAAATGACAGATCACCTAAAATCATAACTCAAACTGTTACAGTACCTGTACCAACTCCAGTGCCAGCTCCAGAACCAGCACCAATTGTTAAACCAAATACTGCAGTATTACCATTTAGTTGTGAAACTGATACAAAAAAATGTGTAATTAGAGGATTTAAAGTAGACGGTAGAGTACCTAACGAAGGTGAAGCTGCTGACTTGAGAACTATTGCAGGTGTAATTAACCAATTTGCTGATGGTGGATCAATTGATTTCGTTGGACATACAGATTCAACTGGATCAGATGCTTATAACCAAAAATTATCAGTAGCAAGAGCACAAAACGTAGCTAGATTATTAAGAGACTATGGATTGAAAAACTCTATTTCTTACGGAACAATTACTGGTCAAGGAGAAAGCAACCCAGCTGACACTAATGATACAGTTGAAGGAAGATACAACAACAGAAGAGTTGAATTATTCTTCCAAAACGTTGACTTCACTAACGTAAAATTCATTAATCAATAA
- the glyS gene encoding glycine--tRNA ligase subunit beta, with the protein MNFLFEIGLEELPARYVDKAEKDLKKIIENELKAERIKFSEIESFSTPRRVTAIIKDLAEKQDDLDKKSVGPSVEIAYKEGQLTKAGEGFVKSQGATIDDIKIIENEKGKYISIEKFIAGKNTKEILPEILKNAIKKIEFEKSMKWADRTFRFVRPIKWFVTLFDNGEILPFEFEGLKGGNKTRGMRYFASQDIEINNPLDYEKILLENFVVVDGEKRREEILKSIRENGEKDGDTAIINKYLLDEVVNVVEYPYAIKGEFSRDYLQLPEDIITITLETHQRYFPVKDKDDRLSNKFIVIRNAPEYSETVKKGNEKVVEPRLADAKFFFDEDLKNKFADNVEKLKEVTFQKDMGTIFEKVKRSEKIAEYLISELNLSDKKENIIRTVDLAKADLVSNVIGEKEFTKLQGFMGSVYAEEQGEEKDVVLGIFEHYLPRYQGDELPTTMEGAIAGIADKMDTIIGCFSVGLKPTSSKDPYALRRATQGIIQVVLNSKLSFDYKELIEKSYEIFSSDKKVLEKDVVKDVTEFFKQRIINVLSEKYKKDLINYEINLESNIVELDKKLSELLKLSQTENFEILINLLKRVKNIVKDEKNENLNIDSTLFELDEEKALYNFANQLESMENKDFSSYIETLLNNADTINQFFDNVIINADDEKLKNNRIALLKKLENSIDKMINL; encoded by the coding sequence ATGAATTTTCTTTTTGAAATAGGATTGGAAGAATTGCCTGCACGATATGTGGATAAGGCGGAGAAAGATCTGAAAAAAATAATAGAAAATGAGTTAAAGGCTGAAAGAATCAAGTTTTCAGAAATTGAATCGTTTAGTACGCCTAGAAGAGTTACTGCGATTATAAAGGATTTGGCTGAAAAACAGGATGATTTGGATAAAAAAAGCGTAGGGCCTTCGGTTGAGATTGCTTATAAGGAGGGTCAACTTACAAAAGCTGGAGAAGGTTTTGTGAAATCGCAAGGTGCTACGATTGATGATATAAAGATTATTGAAAATGAAAAAGGAAAATATATTTCGATTGAAAAATTTATTGCAGGAAAGAATACTAAGGAGATTTTGCCTGAAATATTGAAAAATGCGATAAAGAAAATAGAGTTTGAAAAGTCAATGAAATGGGCGGACAGAACATTTAGATTTGTAAGACCGATTAAATGGTTTGTAACTTTGTTTGATAATGGAGAAATTTTGCCTTTTGAGTTTGAAGGTCTAAAAGGTGGGAATAAGACTCGTGGAATGAGATATTTTGCTTCTCAGGACATTGAAATTAACAATCCGCTTGACTATGAGAAAATATTGCTTGAAAATTTTGTTGTTGTAGATGGTGAAAAAAGAAGAGAGGAAATTTTGAAAAGCATAAGGGAAAATGGTGAAAAGGATGGAGATACTGCTATAATCAATAAATATTTATTGGATGAAGTGGTTAATGTGGTAGAATATCCTTATGCAATAAAAGGTGAATTTAGCAGGGATTATTTGCAGCTTCCTGAAGATATTATCACGATTACATTGGAAACTCATCAAAGATATTTTCCAGTAAAAGATAAAGATGATAGATTATCTAATAAATTTATTGTTATAAGAAATGCGCCTGAATATTCGGAAACTGTGAAAAAAGGGAATGAAAAGGTTGTAGAGCCAAGACTTGCTGACGCGAAATTCTTCTTTGATGAGGATTTGAAAAATAAATTTGCAGATAATGTGGAAAAATTGAAGGAAGTTACTTTCCAGAAGGATATGGGAACAATTTTTGAAAAAGTTAAAAGAAGTGAGAAAATTGCTGAATATCTGATTTCAGAGTTAAATTTGAGTGATAAGAAGGAAAATATCATAAGAACTGTGGATTTAGCAAAAGCGGATCTTGTTTCAAATGTAATTGGAGAAAAGGAATTTACAAAATTACAAGGATTTATGGGTTCAGTTTACGCTGAAGAGCAAGGCGAAGAGAAAGATGTAGTACTTGGAATTTTTGAACATTATTTGCCACGTTATCAAGGAGATGAACTACCTACAACTATGGAAGGTGCCATTGCTGGAATAGCTGATAAGATGGATACAATAATTGGATGTTTTTCAGTTGGATTAAAACCGACAAGTTCTAAAGATCCTTATGCATTAAGACGTGCAACGCAAGGAATTATCCAAGTTGTATTAAATTCAAAATTATCCTTTGACTATAAAGAATTAATTGAGAAGTCTTATGAAATTTTTTCGAGTGATAAAAAAGTGCTGGAAAAAGATGTTGTAAAAGACGTGACAGAATTCTTTAAGCAAAGAATAATTAATGTACTTTCTGAAAAATATAAAAAAGATCTTATAAACTATGAGATAAATCTTGAAAGCAATATTGTGGAACTTGATAAAAAATTGTCTGAACTTCTAAAATTATCACAAACTGAAAACTTTGAGATTTTAATTAATCTTTTGAAACGTGTAAAAAATATTGTTAAAGATGAAAAAAATGAAAATCTAAATATTGACAGTACATTATTTGAATTGGATGAAGAAAAGGCATTGTATAATTTTGCGAATCAATTGGAAAGTATGGAAAATAAAGATTTTTCAAGTTATATTGAAACATTGTTAAATAATGCCGATACAATTAATCAATTTTTTGATAATGTAATTATTAATGCTGATGATGAAAAATTAAAAAATAATCGTATCGCATTATTGAAAAAACTAGAAAATTCTATTGATAAAATGATAAATTTATAA
- the glyQ gene encoding glycine--tRNA ligase subunit alpha, whose product MTFQEIILTLQKFWGDKGCIISNPYDIETGAGTFNPDTFLMSLGPEPWNVAYVEPSRRPKDGRYGENPNRVYQHHQFQVIMKPSPENIQELYLESLVALGINPKEHDIRFVEDNWESPTLGAWGLGWEVWLDGMEITQFTYFQQVGGLEVDIVPSEITYGLERIALYLQNKDDVKDLEWTKGVKYGERRFQFEYELSKYSFEVADVPMHFQLFDMYEKEAQNCLNNDLVFPAYEYVLKCSHTFNNLDARGAISTTERMSYILRIRDLAKKCAEKFVEAREKLGFPLLNKK is encoded by the coding sequence ATGACTTTTCAGGAAATTATATTAACTCTTCAAAAGTTTTGGGGAGATAAAGGATGTATAATATCAAATCCGTACGATATTGAAACAGGTGCGGGAACGTTTAATCCAGACACTTTTTTAATGTCACTGGGTCCTGAACCTTGGAATGTTGCCTATGTTGAGCCATCACGTCGTCCAAAAGATGGAAGATACGGTGAAAATCCCAACAGAGTGTATCAACATCATCAGTTTCAGGTAATTATGAAACCATCGCCAGAAAATATTCAGGAACTTTACTTAGAAAGTTTGGTGGCATTAGGAATTAATCCTAAGGAACATGACATAAGATTTGTGGAAGATAACTGGGAAAGCCCTACACTTGGAGCGTGGGGATTAGGATGGGAAGTTTGGCTGGATGGAATGGAAATTACACAGTTTACATATTTCCAGCAAGTTGGAGGACTGGAAGTTGACATTGTTCCATCTGAAATAACTTACGGACTTGAAAGAATCGCACTTTATTTGCAAAATAAGGACGATGTAAAAGATTTAGAATGGACAAAAGGTGTAAAATACGGAGAAAGAAGATTTCAGTTTGAGTATGAATTGTCAAAATACAGCTTTGAAGTAGCAGACGTTCCAATGCACTTCCAACTTTTTGATATGTACGAAAAGGAAGCCCAAAACTGCCTAAACAACGACTTAGTATTCCCAGCCTACGAATATGTTCTAAAATGCTCACACACATTCAATAACCTTGACGCAAGAGGAGCAATCAGTACCACAGAAAGAATGTCCTATATTTTAAGAATTAGAGATTTGGCTAAGAAGTGTGCAGAGAAATTTGTGGAGGCAAGGGAGAAATTGGGATTCCCATTGCTGAATAAAAAGTAA
- a CDS encoding HPr family phosphocarrier protein: MKEIIVEIKNEQGVHARPSGQIVNIAKKYNVALEIEKVLENKQTKDNKEENEKIDGKNVFGVMMLGAEKGEKLKLRAIAENGENPEEEEKLLEELRQLIEVNKFFE, encoded by the coding sequence ATGAAGGAAATCATTGTAGAGATAAAAAACGAACAGGGAGTCCATGCACGACCATCAGGACAGATTGTCAATATTGCAAAAAAGTATAATGTGGCTTTGGAAATAGAAAAAGTTTTGGAAAATAAGCAAACAAAAGATAACAAGGAAGAAAATGAAAAAATTGATGGTAAAAATGTATTTGGAGTTATGATGCTTGGAGCTGAAAAAGGAGAAAAATTAAAACTTAGGGCAATTGCAGAAAATGGAGAAAATCCAGAAGAAGAGGAGAAGTTGCTGGAAGAATTAAGACAATTAATAGAAGTTAATAAATTTTTTGAATAA
- a CDS encoding L-lactate permease, with protein MEFLVGLIPIILFLILLAVLKKSALFSTYASLIVAIILNFVMSSWRIPVQGIIASLFEGFAVAWMPIGFVIIAAIFAYDLSVKNGKIEIIKTMLGNITSDRRAQALILAWGFGGFIEGIAGYGTAVAIPAAIMISLGFSPMAAAMICLLANSTPTAFGTVGLPVTTMISNFGLNAQQTALFTSLLLLLLTCIIPFILVIFANKEMDGGKNPAFGKGILPVIIASIIGYMVQPLIAMATGAELPTIISSLLAMILMIIATKMFVKAEEGFKTVAVSTKDAILAWLPYILMVVLIVGTSPVVKVINEPLHEHTISTIDFSFGHWATWFRDAKSAKEAGVAFKWILAPAAPLFAATVIAGFIQKVKVKDMVEVLGHTIYHKLDKMLVIMGIVALSVVMKHSGMTASIAGGLKTLTGSGFPFIAPFLGTIGTFVTGSDLSSNLLFGGIQVGVAKGLSQNPALQSLLIAANTAGATGGKMISPQNIAIVTSVSAALNGKDGELLGKTIKYSVMYGLVLGILTFVGAGMLH; from the coding sequence ATGGAATTTTTAGTAGGTTTAATACCAATAATTTTATTTTTAATTTTGTTAGCAGTTTTAAAAAAATCTGCGTTGTTTAGTACTTATGCGAGCTTGATTGTAGCGATTATTTTGAACTTTGTCATGTCAAGCTGGCGAATTCCAGTTCAAGGGATTATTGCTTCACTTTTTGAAGGATTCGCAGTGGCTTGGATGCCAATTGGATTTGTAATAATAGCGGCCATTTTTGCTTATGATTTATCAGTAAAAAATGGTAAAATTGAAATTATCAAAACAATGCTAGGAAATATTACATCAGATAGACGTGCACAAGCTTTAATACTTGCCTGGGGATTTGGTGGATTTATAGAAGGTATTGCAGGATATGGGACAGCAGTTGCAATTCCAGCGGCAATTATGATTTCTTTAGGATTTTCTCCTATGGCAGCAGCGATGATTTGTTTACTTGCAAATTCGACACCGACAGCATTTGGAACAGTAGGGCTTCCAGTTACAACAATGATTTCAAACTTTGGATTAAATGCTCAACAGACAGCATTATTTACATCATTGCTATTGTTACTATTAACTTGTATTATTCCTTTTATTTTAGTAATTTTTGCAAATAAAGAAATGGATGGCGGAAAAAATCCAGCTTTTGGAAAAGGAATTTTACCAGTAATTATCGCATCAATTATTGGGTATATGGTACAGCCATTAATAGCTATGGCAACTGGAGCTGAACTTCCTACAATTATTTCAAGTTTATTAGCAATGATTTTAATGATTATTGCAACAAAAATGTTTGTTAAGGCGGAAGAAGGATTCAAAACTGTGGCAGTTTCTACTAAAGATGCAATTTTAGCTTGGCTTCCGTATATTTTAATGGTAGTTTTAATTGTAGGAACAAGTCCAGTTGTTAAAGTTATAAATGAGCCTTTACACGAGCATACAATTTCAACAATTGATTTTTCATTTGGACATTGGGCAACTTGGTTTAGAGATGCAAAAAGTGCAAAAGAAGCTGGAGTTGCGTTTAAATGGATTTTGGCACCAGCCGCACCTTTATTTGCAGCAACAGTTATCGCAGGATTTATTCAAAAAGTAAAAGTAAAAGATATGGTTGAAGTACTAGGTCATACAATTTATCATAAATTAGATAAAATGTTAGTAATCATGGGAATTGTAGCACTTTCAGTAGTTATGAAACACAGCGGAATGACAGCAAGTATTGCTGGTGGTCTTAAAACATTGACTGGATCAGGATTCCCATTCATTGCACCGTTCTTAGGTACAATTGGAACATTTGTTACAGGAAGTGATTTATCATCTAACTTGTTATTTGGTGGAATTCAAGTAGGAGTAGCGAAAGGATTATCACAAAATCCAGCATTGCAATCATTGTTAATTGCAGCCAATACAGCTGGAGCAACAGGTGGTAAAATGATTTCACCACAAAATATCGCAATTGTAACATCAGTTTCTGCAGCATTGAATGGAAAAGACGGAGAACTTTTAGGAAAAACTATTAAATATTCTGTAATGTATGGACTTGTATTAGGTATTTTGACATTTGTTGGAGCAGGAATGCTTCATTAA
- a CDS encoding CGGC domain-containing protein — translation MDLSKIKLVVIIQCEIAKRRCSGYHCSQSFYERSGGFLKYPMEQDMRVLMFQCGGCNGKGVNSLLSNVNKCLKKEGKITPEEVAIHFASCITLDNHHSSRCMFLNYMKQQVSKTPFRDSLILEDTWHSKTATRRRAEGIYKTNKN, via the coding sequence ATGGATTTATCAAAAATTAAACTGGTTGTAATAATTCAATGTGAAATTGCAAAAAGACGTTGCAGCGGATATCATTGCAGCCAGTCATTTTACGAGAGAAGTGGTGGATTTTTAAAATATCCAATGGAGCAGGATATGAGAGTTTTGATGTTTCAGTGTGGAGGATGTAATGGGAAAGGAGTTAATTCTCTTTTGTCAAATGTAAATAAATGTTTGAAAAAAGAAGGGAAGATTACGCCTGAAGAAGTGGCTATACACTTTGCTTCTTGTATTACGCTTGACAATCATCATTCTTCCAGATGTATGTTTTTAAATTATATGAAACAGCAAGTTTCTAAAACTCCATTTAGAGATTCACTTATTTTGGAAGACACCTGGCATTCTAAAACTGCTACTAGAAGACGTGCAGAAGGGATTTACAAAACAAATAAAAACTAG
- the lspA gene encoding signal peptidase II has product MPYIIIILVLAALDQITKQLMYNIAGGTQGFSIPLIKRFFHLTYVENHGGVFGLLQGKINLFTIASAVLIVYVIAAEYKNFKNYSKWTKIGAAVVAAGAMGNMIDRIFRGYVIDMIDFRGIWVFVFNVADMYVHIGIYIIIIDYLARKYFKK; this is encoded by the coding sequence ATGCCTTATATAATTATTATTTTGGTTTTAGCTGCATTAGATCAGATTACAAAGCAGTTAATGTACAACATAGCAGGTGGAACGCAAGGTTTTTCAATACCATTAATAAAAAGATTTTTTCATTTGACTTATGTTGAAAATCATGGCGGAGTTTTTGGTCTATTGCAAGGAAAAATCAATTTATTTACAATAGCAAGTGCAGTTTTAATTGTATACGTAATTGCTGCAGAATACAAAAATTTTAAGAACTATAGCAAATGGACAAAAATAGGAGCAGCAGTAGTTGCCGCAGGAGCTATGGGAAATATGATTGACAGAATTTTTCGGGGATATGTGATTGACATGATAGATTTTCGAGGAATTTGGGTTTTCGTATTCAATGTAGCAGATATGTATGTGCATATTGGAATTTATATTATTATAATTGATTATTTGGCGAGAAAATATTTTAAAAAATAA